The Neobacillus sp. OS1-2 genome includes a window with the following:
- a CDS encoding NUDIX hydrolase produces the protein MTWSIATSIKTKVDRFGITIDRVVLPNGEEKNFSYLDFAKGVCVLPITKDHDVVCLKQYRHALTSWQWELPAGMIDHDGIDPLEVAKKELEEETGYVAEHWLDLGSFYPSPGSTTEEIYLFAAAGLTPTEQNLENSEQIELHTVTMQELKDLITSGDFKHGAGLAAVLRYKFMTD, from the coding sequence ATGACTTGGAGTATTGCTACTTCTATTAAAACAAAGGTGGATCGTTTTGGGATCACCATTGATCGGGTTGTTCTGCCAAATGGCGAGGAAAAGAACTTTTCCTATTTAGATTTTGCAAAGGGTGTTTGCGTTCTGCCTATTACGAAAGATCATGATGTAGTTTGTTTAAAACAATATCGTCATGCGCTTACCAGTTGGCAATGGGAATTACCTGCGGGGATGATTGATCACGACGGAATCGATCCTCTTGAGGTTGCGAAAAAAGAGCTAGAGGAAGAGACAGGCTATGTGGCCGAGCACTGGCTTGATTTAGGAAGCTTTTATCCGTCACCAGGTTCCACGACGGAGGAAATCTATTTGTTTGCGGCGGCTGGCCTCACTCCCACAGAGCAAAATCTGGAAAACAGTGAACAAATTGAATTACATACAGTCACCATGCAGGAATTGAAAGACCTGATTACGAGTGGAGATTTCAAGCATGGTGCAGGACTTGCTGCTGTTTTACGCTACAAGTTTATGACGGATTAG